A stretch of DNA from Maridesulfovibrio sp.:
AGAACACATTCAGCGTCATCGGAAGCAATATCAATCGGCGCAAGGCGTATTAATGTCTGAAGAGCATTGCCTCGGCAATGCGAACCGCGTTGCGGTAGCCGCCTGTGCCGGATTCGTGAGGGTTGCAGTTCCTTTTTCGCAGGTGTCCCGTAAAAGCAACTGGAAATGTCCCGTTTAACGGCGGCGCAGACTCCCGGCCAGCAATCCTCCCAACAGCGGGCAGACCGCAAAACAGGCGAAAAGACCGGTCGTGGATAGTCCCGCAGTCAGCAATCCCCCGGCCAGCAACGGCCCTGATACGTATCCGGCATCCATTGTGAACAGCATCATGTTGGTATTGAATCCGCGCAGGTGCGGAGGGGAAATGTCGAACATGGCTGCATTCAGCTGTGGAACGGCGAATCCCATACCCATTCCGTAGGCCCCGGCCAGAGTCAGGAGCCCGGCTGCACCATTGATGAAGCTGAATAGGGCGATAACCGCAGCCAGAGCCAGCAGCATGGCAAAAAGCATTGCGAATCTGTCGGTACGGTCCAGAAGCCTGCCGCAGAATACACGCACACCGATGGTGGCGGCCGTGGATACGCTGAAGAACAGTCCCGCGTTGAGCGTTTCGAGCGATACCAATCTGTCTTTCATGAAAAAGAATACCACGGTGGTGGCGGTGAAGAGCAGTCCGTTTGCGATCAGCAGTTTTCCTACTCCCGGTGCACGGAGATTTTCTCGCAATTCAGCATAGCCCGGGCGCTGGAGCATGGCGACTCCCTCGCGTCCCGACCGGAGAATGCATCTGCGCAGGTAAGGCAGCGCGGTCATGGCCAGAAGCAGGGCAGGGGAAAAAAGCGCGTAGACTCGCGGTTCGCCGCCGACAAGCGGGACCAGTTTTTCCACCACCGGAGGCAGCACTGCATATGGGAGCAGCCCCGCAATGGCGAATATTCCGAAGCCCTGACCGATTCTTGCGGGAGGGAGTATAGATACCAGAAGAGTTGCCAGCGCGGAGAACAGCAGTACAACGCCAAGTCCGTGGGCAATGCGCACCATGGCCAGCGTCCAGACTGTGCCTGCTATGGAATACGAACACAGCGCTCCCATGAGAATCAGTAAAGAGGCTGCGACCACCGTTACACTGTTGCGTACGGTCAGAAACGGGCTGATCAAAGGTCTGAGCAGCAGTGCTGTGAAGGGTTCCAGTCCCAGAAGCACGCCGCGCCAGAACGATGTAATTCCCTGCGTTTCAAGATAGGCGTTCAACCCGTAGAAAAGTGAGATATTGCAGAAGGCCAGAAAGGAGACTCCCATGAGTATGCAGAACTCGGGGGTAAACAAGGATTTGTCATTTCGGGAAAAAAGAAGCATAGTTACAACTCTTGATGTGTGGAATGATGGTTCGCCGGAAGGCAGATGCAAATGCCTGACAGCGATTACCGCTCCGGCGGTACTTTTGTAAAGATGTTCGTCAGGTACACGTTTTTTTCAAACCAGTCCGTGAGGTTTTTCGTGATTGACACTGCGCAGAGCATACGGTTACAGCTTCCCGCCCGTATTGCCTGGGCCGGTCTTGTACAGGCTGCGGCCGAGCAGGCCGGGAATGCTTTCGGGCTGGATAGTGCCAAGACTCTGCGGCTTGTTCATTGCGCTGAAGAACTGCTGCTGTTTCTTGCCGCTGCCGAAGTCGACGAAACCGAAATGACTGTACGGCAGATTTCCACCGGAGTTGAAATAGGCTTCCTTTTTGTCTCGGCAGGTGTTGATCTTTCGGCCTTGAATCTTGTTTCATCACCCGATACCAAAGGGAATGAAGAGGATTGGACATCCTTACCGCTGCTGCTGGCCGCGCGAATGTCCGATGGCTTCCGCGTGGGGCTTGAAGGAAGGCGTATGGAAATAATCCTTCAGGTGGACAAGGTTTACCCTGAGCCGGAGCCTTTCCCGGTGGACAAGGTCCGGGTGCAGGGACAGCCGGTGTTTACCGGAGATGTGGAAGCCGGAGTGCTGCTGGAAGCGTGCAGCTTCATAGCCGGGTTGTATGCGGAGTGCGTGGTTCCCGAGTGGTGCAGCAGTCCGGGCAGAGCAGCGGATATGATCCGGGCAGGAGAACTGGTTGCCATGGAAGCCCGTGATGCTGCCGGGCGTCTGTGCGGGATTATTTTCTGGAAAAAGCGTTCCGATCAGAGCATAACATTTTTCGGCCCTTATGATTTTTCAGTGGACGGCTCCGTTGCCGCGGAGTTGGTCAATGCCATGCTGCGGGCCGTGGGCAGAACCAAGGCCCGGAATGTGTTCAGCAGTCTGGCAACAAGGTCTCTGGCTGAGCAGGGATTTGAGAAGCTTGCAGAATTCCCTTTCTCTTTCGAGAAGTATGCTCCTCCGGTGATGCATTCAGTCTGGGGAAGGATGCTTCAGGAGGATTTCGGTGCAACGTCATGGACACACGAGGGTTTTACTGATTTTCTGCGCAGTCGGTATGATGAACTGGAACTGCTGCGCGACCTGCGTCCGGCTGAAGAGATAGGGGAGGCCGTTCAGAAGAGTTCGGTTCTGGGTGCGCGTCTCAGCCCCCGTCTCAGTGAGGTTTTTCTTTACCCGGAATTGAACGGCGCAGACATAGGTGAAAATATCGCCCGGCATGTCTCCTCCCTTGTCGGTGCCGGTTACCGGAATATTTTTTTCGAAATAGACCTGTCCAAGAGATGGCACGCCGCCATGGGCGGACATCTGCTCCGGAGCGGGTTCCGGCCGGAACTTATGCTGCCGCACGGCGGGCTGTCCGATACGCTGATTTTTCGTTATGTCGCTGAAGCTTGATCTCCTTCTCCCGGAACATATTCGACTTTTTGAACCATATCGCCCGAGCCCACCGGACTCGGAGCTTATGCTGCGCTATGGACTCGACCGCCTGCACAGGCTGAACAACAACGAGAATTTTCTTGGGCCGTCTCCTGCCGTGCGCGAACTGCTGGCGGGGATTGATTCCGGCATGGTTCCGGTCTATCCCCACGGCGACAGCAAGGTCCTGCGGGAGACCCTTTCTCAGGTTCTCGGACCGGACAGCAGCCGGTTTCTGGTCGGTAACGGGTCGTGCGAACTTATTTCGAGCGTTGTAAAAGCCTTCTGCGAACCGGGTGACAACATCATTACCGCGGACAAGACCTTTGCGGTCTATGAATGGGTCGCGGAGTTCTCCGGAATTGAAGCGCGTCTGATCCAACTGGACGAAAATCATGGCTTTGATCCGGATGCCATGCTGGCCGCAATGGACTACCGAACAAAGATTCTTTTTGTCTGCAATCCCAACAATCCTACCGGAAGCTACTGGGACGAAAGTACCATGCGCCGTTTTCTGGACGCGGTGGACGGCCGGTGCATCGTGGTGGCAGACGAAGCCTATTTTGAATATGTGGAGCAGCCCGATTACCCGGACTGTATCCGTCTGCTGGACGAGTATCCGAATCTGGTGGTTTTCCGTACTTTTTCAAAGATGTACGCTTTGGCTGCGTTGCGTGTGGGCTATCTTTGCGCCGGAGAGGAAGTGACCGATGTCATCAGCCGCGCACACGTGGCCTATTCCGTGAACACTCTTGCCCAGATGGCCGCACGCGCCGCGCTGCTGGATCAGTCTTCTTTCATGGAAGATACCAGGCAGATGGTGCGCACGGGCCGCGAAATAATCCGCAGAACCTGCTCTGAGCTCGGTTTCGAACATGTTATCGGCGAGGGAAATTATGCCATGATCAGGACGCCGATCTCGGACACTCTGCTGCAGCGAAAGCTACTGCGTTGCGGTTTTCTTGTGCGCACCATGACGGGGTTCCGCTTTCCGAACTGGATTCGTGTCAGCCTTGTGCAACAGCCGGTGCTGGAAGAGTTCAGTTCTGTCCTGAAGAGTCTGTTTCTATAGATTTTTATTCTGTAAATAAAACATGTTGAAGTGTTTTTTTCTCCCGACATCGCTTGTGTGCTCCGGGACTATTTTGTATCTTGCGCACGCCTTCGGTCAGGAAAATATTCCTGCCGTAGAGTAAAGCGGCCATGTTTTGGCGGCTGAGCAAATGGAGAATGCAGGTGAGCGGAAGTAGAGAGCAGAATCTGGCCAGGCTGAGGGAAGAATCTTACGTTATTGAACCGGGCCGGAAATTCGAAGTGGATTATTTCAGACCGGAGGACGCGGTAGGTGTTACGCGTCTGTATCATGCCGTTTACGGCGAGATGTTCCCCGTGGATTCCGTTTATGATGCTGATGAACTGATCCGCATCAACGAGGGCGACGATATGTTTCAGGTCGTCGGGCGAACGTCCAATGGTGACGTGGTCGGTTTATACGCCCTGTTCAAATCAGCTCCCAGCAACAAGATTATGGAAGGCGGTTCCTGGATAGTTCACCCCGATTACCGGGGGACATCCCTTGGGCTGCGTCTGGTCAGCAAGATTCACAACAACCCGCCGGAGCATATCGGGCTTGAGGCGCTTTTCGGCCAAAGCGTCTGCGATTATGCTACGCCGCAGAAGCTGGTGAAGCGGTTCAACGCCAAGCCGTGTGCCTTTGAAATCGAAGCCATGCCTCCCCGTCCGGGCGATGAAGATTCATACGGCCGTATTTCACTGCTGGACAGCTTCCTGTTTCTGCACAATCACCCTGATGAGGTCTATCTGCCTGACCGCTATGATTCCCAGCTTCGCGATCTCTATGAATTTACCGGACTTGATCGGAAACTTCAGCGGGACCAGGACGCAGAGAAAGCCGCTGCAGCCGACGGGGAAACCGCGCTTTCAACCAATGCTTTCGATGGCGTAGGGCTGTTAAAGGTTGAGGTGGAGACCGTGGGGCGGGACTTTGCCGAAAGTCTTGCGGAGGTGCTGCGGGAGCACGGGGACATGTCCGCGTATCATCTTTTTATTCCCCTGTGGCGGCCCGGTTCTTCGATGGTTGTAGAGGCCGCCCGCAGGGAAGGTTTTTTCTTCGGCGGACTGCTGCCCCTGTGGTTCGACAGGGATGCCTTGCTCCTTCAGAAACTGGCCGAAACCCCGGATTTCAGCAAACCATGCCTCTATCTGGATGGAAGCCGGGAGTTGCTGGATATGGTCGAAGCCGACTGGAAAACGGTGCAGTACGGAGACTGATTGTCCGTCCTATTTCCCAAGCAGAGCGAACAATGGCGACAGTACCAGCAGAATTCCTGTCAAAACGATCAGCCACGGCTGCAGCCCCCGGTATTTGGCAAGATCATCCACCTTGTAGACAAGCAGAACAGGGATAAAACATCCTATGACGGCGAAAATCGGGCTGCATATGCTGGTGAAGTAAAGAATCGGAAAATCGACTATTGTCGCGGTCCAGCCTAGCAGCACAATAAGACCCACCACACCGGCTGAAAGTCTGGCCATGTTGACCGTTTCCTTGGGCCTGTCACTGGCGAAGAGGTTGAAGTATAGTCCGATGCAGGCTTCATGCAGTCCGAGCAGAACTCCGAAAAATGATGTGGTGACGGCGCAGATATCTATCGTCACTCCCAGAGCCGGAATAAAGGTTCCCGGTATGACCTTGGCCATAATTGCCAGAA
This window harbors:
- a CDS encoding MFS transporter, whose amino-acid sequence is MLLFSRNDKSLFTPEFCILMGVSFLAFCNISLFYGLNAYLETQGITSFWRGVLLGLEPFTALLLRPLISPFLTVRNSVTVVAASLLILMGALCSYSIAGTVWTLAMVRIAHGLGVVLLFSALATLLVSILPPARIGQGFGIFAIAGLLPYAVLPPVVEKLVPLVGGEPRVYALFSPALLLAMTALPYLRRCILRSGREGVAMLQRPGYAELRENLRAPGVGKLLIANGLLFTATTVVFFFMKDRLVSLETLNAGLFFSVSTAATIGVRVFCGRLLDRTDRFAMLFAMLLALAAVIALFSFINGAAGLLTLAGAYGMGMGFAVPQLNAAMFDISPPHLRGFNTNMMLFTMDAGYVSGPLLAGGLLTAGLSTTGLFACFAVCPLLGGLLAGSLRRR
- a CDS encoding aminotransferase class I/II-fold pyridoxal phosphate-dependent enzyme; protein product: MSLKLDLLLPEHIRLFEPYRPSPPDSELMLRYGLDRLHRLNNNENFLGPSPAVRELLAGIDSGMVPVYPHGDSKVLRETLSQVLGPDSSRFLVGNGSCELISSVVKAFCEPGDNIITADKTFAVYEWVAEFSGIEARLIQLDENHGFDPDAMLAAMDYRTKILFVCNPNNPTGSYWDESTMRRFLDAVDGRCIVVADEAYFEYVEQPDYPDCIRLLDEYPNLVVFRTFSKMYALAALRVGYLCAGEEVTDVISRAHVAYSVNTLAQMAARAALLDQSSFMEDTRQMVRTGREIIRRTCSELGFEHVIGEGNYAMIRTPISDTLLQRKLLRCGFLVRTMTGFRFPNWIRVSLVQQPVLEEFSSVLKSLFL
- a CDS encoding GNAT family N-acetyltransferase, coding for MQVSGSREQNLARLREESYVIEPGRKFEVDYFRPEDAVGVTRLYHAVYGEMFPVDSVYDADELIRINEGDDMFQVVGRTSNGDVVGLYALFKSAPSNKIMEGGSWIVHPDYRGTSLGLRLVSKIHNNPPEHIGLEALFGQSVCDYATPQKLVKRFNAKPCAFEIEAMPPRPGDEDSYGRISLLDSFLFLHNHPDEVYLPDRYDSQLRDLYEFTGLDRKLQRDQDAEKAAAADGETALSTNAFDGVGLLKVEVETVGRDFAESLAEVLREHGDMSAYHLFIPLWRPGSSMVVEAARREGFFFGGLLPLWFDRDALLLQKLAETPDFSKPCLYLDGSRELLDMVEADWKTVQYGD